A window from Pongo abelii isolate AG06213 chromosome 6, NHGRI_mPonAbe1-v2.0_pri, whole genome shotgun sequence encodes these proteins:
- the LOC103891146 gene encoding uncharacterized protein LOC103891146, which translates to MQLRQALGCFRGADIRGAFSWEVQQPSLAHRALGKTRLKPKPPRKAKSEFHFLKRPERSPTAANARGQKMFGGRKTKAGSGGGLTVRVCLRRREGAGSVSSCFSKLQGPGSPLQGRAPSLPAQPWRWPPGEEKANARARLVRRKRLTRRFGQQNRPSLSEASSDLARKVGEGGLAQRLRDPPLWGLPSLSLTLRSTAFAGGISE; encoded by the exons GAGGTCCAACAGCCGAGCTTAGCCCACCGGGCTCTGGGAAAGACCCGACTGAAGCCAAAGCCGCCCCGGAAGGCCAAGTCCGAGTTCCATTTCTTGAAGAGGCCGGAGCGG AGCCCCACCGCGGCTAATGCAAGAGGCCAAAAAATGtttggaggaagaaaaacaaaggcaGGAAGTGGCGGCGGCCTGACGGTGCGTGTGTGTCTGCGGAGAAGGGAGGGAGCCGGTTCAGTCTCTTCTTGTTTTTCCAAACTTCAAGGTCCAGGCAGCCCTCTGCAGGGCCGGGCCCCATCGCTCCCCGCGCAGCCTTGGAGGTGGCCACCCGGAGAGGAGAAGGCCAACGCCCGCGCCAGGCTTGTCAGGCGGAAACGGCTAACAAGGAGATTTGGTCAGCAAAACAGACCGAGCCTTTCCGAGGCTTCGTCTGACTTGGCCCGAAAGGTTGGGGAGGGGGGGCTTGCGCAGCGCCTCAGGGACCCTCCTCTCTGGGGACTACCATCCCTGAGCCTTACGCTTCGTTCCACCGCCTTTGCAGGCGGAATATCGGAATAA